From the Desulfosarcina sp. BuS5 genome, one window contains:
- a CDS encoding ORF6N domain-containing protein, producing MSDIVKFEDLHDRILELRDEKVLLDADVAQIYVVETRDINKAVSNNPDKFPAGYVIELSKAEKNELVENFHRFNRLKHSTVNPKAFPEKGLYMLATILKSPQAVQATWR from the coding sequence ATGAGCGACATTGTGAAGTTTGAGGACTTACATGACCGCATCCTTGAACTCAGAGACGAAAAAGTCTTGCTGGATGCTGATGTTGCTCAAATATATGTGGTAGAGACGAGGGATATCAATAAGGCCGTGAGCAATAACCCGGATAAATTTCCAGCGGGTTATGTTATTGAACTCTCAAAAGCGGAAAAGAATGAACTGGTGGAAAATTTCCACCGGTTCAATAGGCTGAAGCATTCTACTGTTAATCCAAAAGCCTTCCCTGAAAAGGGCTTGTACATGCTGGCTACCATCCTCAAAAGCCCGCAAGCGGTTCAGGCCACCTGGCGATAA
- the neuC gene encoding UDP-N-acetylglucosamine 2-epimerase, whose protein sequence is MRKICIITGTRAEYGLFYWLMKKIQADTDLELQIIATGMHLSPEFGLTYKQIEKDGFQVNKKIEMLLSSDTPVGISKSMGLGMIGFSEAYTDLKPDIVVLLGDRFEIFSAAAAAMIARIPIAHLHGGEVTEGVIDEPIRHSITKMSHLHFTAVEEYRKRVIQLGEDPARVFNVGGLGIDNIKKFKLLNLNEFEDSINFKLGRKNFLITFHPVTLEHKTAECQFLNLLDALDELEDTRFIFTKPNADTEGRVIIKIIDNYVSKNSHKSIAFVTLGQLRYLSAMQFVDGVVGNSSSGLTEAPTFKIGTINIGDRQRGRIKSASIIDCKPVKEAILSAVRKLYSMEFQIKLKNVKNPYGEGGASEKIKRTLKEIDLAGILKKKFYNINQSRIATG, encoded by the coding sequence ATGAGAAAAATTTGTATTATAACAGGTACCCGCGCCGAATACGGCCTCTTCTACTGGCTAATGAAAAAAATTCAGGCAGATACCGATCTTGAGTTGCAAATCATTGCTACAGGAATGCATCTTTCTCCTGAATTTGGCTTGACATACAAGCAGATAGAAAAAGATGGTTTTCAGGTTAACAAAAAAATTGAAATGCTTCTTTCTTCTGATACGCCTGTTGGAATTTCAAAGTCAATGGGGCTTGGCATGATTGGATTTTCCGAGGCGTATACCGACCTTAAACCGGATATCGTGGTTCTTCTGGGAGACAGGTTTGAGATTTTTTCAGCGGCTGCCGCAGCTATGATTGCTCGTATTCCCATTGCTCATCTGCATGGAGGTGAAGTAACTGAAGGTGTGATTGATGAGCCGATAAGACATTCAATTACCAAGATGTCTCATCTTCACTTTACGGCTGTTGAAGAATACCGGAAACGTGTTATTCAACTGGGTGAAGATCCTGCAAGGGTATTTAACGTCGGGGGTTTGGGGATAGACAATATTAAAAAATTTAAATTGTTGAATCTTAATGAATTTGAAGATTCAATCAATTTTAAACTCGGCCGAAAAAATTTTTTAATCACGTTTCATCCGGTCACCCTTGAGCATAAAACAGCCGAATGTCAGTTTCTGAATCTTTTGGATGCGTTGGATGAACTTGAAGATACGCGATTTATTTTCACAAAACCTAATGCCGACACAGAAGGCCGTGTTATAATTAAAATAATTGATAATTATGTTTCAAAAAATAGTCATAAATCGATTGCCTTTGTGACTCTCGGACAACTGAGATATTTATCCGCCATGCAGTTTGTTGACGGAGTTGTCGGAAATTCTTCCAGTGGGCTTACCGAAGCACCGACATTTAAAATCGGCACAATTAATATAGGTGACCGACAACGAGGGAGAATCAAATCCGCCAGCATAATAGATTGTAAGCCTGTGAAAGAAGCAATCCTGTCCGCTGTCAGAAAACTTTATTCAATGGAATTCCAGATTAAACTCAAGAACGTCAAAAATCCTTATGGTGAGGGCGGCGCGTCAGAAAAAATTAAAAGAACGCTCAAGGAAATTGACTTGGCAGGTATTTTAAAAAAAAAATTTTATAATATTAATCAATCACGAATAGCGACAGGATAA
- a CDS encoding sugar phosphate nucleotidyltransferase has translation MKDITIHPRTTVKKAMEALDKTAEKVLLVVDKNRTLIGTLTDGDLRRHILKGRDLTDIIENAFYTNPVFIFQEDFDPDKIKSVFLKNKINLIPVLDKNRRVVDFITWEKAFGNNKKLENQKLDIPVVIMAGGKGSRLDPFTKVLPKPLIPLGDKTVIDRIIDNFRIYGIYKFHLTIHHMSKIIRAYFEEKNPNYSIEFTEEDEPRGTAGSLKLLKNKLNGPFFVSNCDIIIEADYADIFRFHTKNSYDVTLVASARQFNIPYGICNLNGNGSLKMIQEKPEYNFLVNTGLYVLNPGVIDLIPDNQLFHITHLIDKVKENNGITGVYPVSEKAWIDVGQWSEYRKALKVIENI, from the coding sequence ATGAAAGATATAACCATACATCCCCGAACTACAGTGAAAAAGGCTATGGAAGCCCTGGACAAAACAGCGGAAAAGGTGCTTTTGGTAGTTGATAAAAACCGGACGTTGATTGGCACTCTGACTGACGGCGATCTCAGACGCCATATTTTAAAAGGGAGGGATTTAACCGACATTATCGAAAATGCCTTTTACACAAATCCGGTTTTTATATTTCAGGAAGATTTTGATCCGGATAAGATCAAATCTGTTTTTCTGAAAAATAAAATTAACCTGATTCCTGTTTTGGACAAAAACCGCAGGGTGGTGGATTTCATAACCTGGGAAAAGGCGTTTGGGAATAACAAAAAGTTGGAAAATCAAAAATTGGATATCCCTGTAGTCATCATGGCCGGGGGCAAGGGGTCACGCCTTGATCCGTTTACCAAGGTCCTCCCTAAACCGCTTATCCCGCTTGGTGATAAAACCGTAATTGATCGTATTATCGATAATTTCAGAATTTATGGTATTTATAAATTTCATTTGACAATCCACCACATGTCAAAAATTATTCGTGCCTATTTTGAAGAAAAAAATCCGAATTATTCCATAGAATTTACCGAGGAGGATGAACCCAGGGGCACAGCCGGCAGCTTGAAACTGCTTAAAAATAAACTTAACGGACCTTTTTTTGTATCAAACTGTGATATTATTATTGAAGCCGATTATGCTGATATCTTTCGCTTTCATACAAAAAACAGTTATGACGTCACTCTTGTGGCGTCTGCCAGGCAGTTTAACATTCCCTACGGTATCTGTAACCTGAACGGCAACGGCAGCCTGAAAATGATTCAGGAAAAACCGGAGTACAATTTTCTTGTAAATACCGGCTTGTATGTATTAAATCCGGGCGTAATAGATTTGATTCCGGACAATCAGTTGTTTCACATCACCCATTTGATTGACAAGGTAAAAGAAAATAACGGCATAACCGGAGTTTATCCGGTTAGTGAAAAAGCCTGGATCGACGTCGGCCAGTGGTCTGAATACCGTAAGGCATTGAAGGTTATTGAGAATATCTAA
- a CDS encoding N-acetylneuraminate synthase family protein, whose amino-acid sequence MKIIAETSWHHQGDFEFLKKLVSEIERHANATDIIKLHVTLDLKEYMAEDHPLFDSTRKCMFGKLQWKEIIERILYSDKELMLLFNDTKAVEFGMAFNPTHVEIHSVCLNDIKLLDALKQHLTRETKVVLGVGGSSLYEIENAINILQHRNIVLMFGFQNFPTKYEDINFAKMRKIMKLFPEFQFGYADHTAWNEPNNILITLLGAALCMDYVEKHVTIAYGEERIDWSAAVSIDMFNEIKEKMDLIEACNGDGLLRLNKGEQDYSIFGPMKKAAMLKKDLKAGQELERDMLTFRRTGQISDLSQVEAIESIGKVVNCDLRKNQVLLGSHIEKGNN is encoded by the coding sequence ATGAAAATTATTGCCGAAACCTCATGGCATCACCAGGGAGACTTTGAATTTCTAAAAAAGCTTGTTTCTGAAATTGAGCGGCATGCCAATGCCACCGATATCATAAAACTGCATGTTACGCTTGATTTAAAGGAATATATGGCGGAAGACCACCCACTTTTCGATAGCACACGGAAATGTATGTTTGGAAAATTGCAATGGAAAGAAATCATAGAACGAATCCTCTATAGCGATAAAGAGTTGATGCTTCTTTTCAATGATACCAAAGCCGTAGAATTTGGGATGGCGTTCAACCCGACTCATGTTGAGATTCATTCGGTATGTCTCAATGATATTAAATTGCTGGATGCCTTAAAACAGCACTTGACCAGGGAAACCAAAGTCGTCTTAGGTGTAGGAGGTTCGTCACTTTACGAAATTGAAAATGCCATAAATATACTTCAGCATCGAAATATCGTGCTTATGTTTGGTTTCCAGAATTTCCCGACAAAATACGAAGATATTAATTTTGCCAAAATGCGCAAAATAATGAAACTGTTTCCAGAATTTCAATTTGGCTATGCTGACCATACTGCTTGGAATGAGCCCAATAATATATTGATTACATTGCTTGGTGCTGCACTATGTATGGATTACGTGGAAAAACATGTTACAATTGCCTATGGCGAAGAACGTATTGACTGGTCGGCGGCAGTAAGTATCGATATGTTTAACGAAATTAAGGAGAAAATGGATCTTATTGAGGCGTGTAATGGTGATGGGTTACTACGCCTTAATAAAGGTGAACAGGATTATTCGATTTTTGGCCCAATGAAAAAAGCCGCTATGCTAAAAAAAGATTTAAAGGCAGGTCAGGAGTTGGAGAGAGATATGCTTACCTTCAGACGTACAGGGCAGATTTCTGATCTTTCACAGGTCGAGGCTATTGAGAGTATTGGTAAAGTGGTAAACTGCGATTTAAGAAAGAACCAAGTTCTTTTAGGCTCCCATATTGAAAAAGGAAACAATTAA
- a CDS encoding cytidylyltransferase domain-containing protein, translating to MKTGFLIIGRLKSTRLPKKLLLDIQGRPILAHMFDRIKQCKRINEIILCTSTNPQDDPLKDLAKQENISIFRGDENDVVKRLYDAAMHFNLDYITNITADCPFVDHVYTDKVVEAYEKTGADLIRALELPHGAFCYGIKPDALKKVIEIKDSNDTEVWGRYFTDTGLFDVFDLPITIPLHRKNKLRMTLDYPEDYEFFKKVFEALYIPDKIFSLDEIINYLESHPEVVAINNEAEKRFKARWTKQSNIQLKKRFSVKNVAILGSGSIGQRHIKNLQNLGIKNICALRTREGHFQKLEKQCKVHEVDTWEDLLEFKPDVAIISNPTSMHVQTAKKIIPHVQGIYIEKPLSHSLDGVDDLLDMLKKYRVTSFVGFNLRFHPVIIKCHELIDNYKFGEPILFQCQIGQYLPHWHPYENYQKGYYARKDLGGGVTLTMIHEIDMALSFLGPAEAVSCFLNQYNQFKIEVDSISDIMIRHKSGTVSQIHLDYVQQNTNRCGILSFERGWIKYDLINQGIIYCTAEMDKPEKVLENFKSDSNISYMSEMKSFLDFTEQCLLRHDHDAWSSIGSQKVANAALQSSKNNCVVNND from the coding sequence ATGAAAACGGGCTTTCTTATAATCGGCAGACTGAAATCAACACGATTACCCAAAAAACTTCTACTCGATATTCAAGGACGTCCCATATTGGCGCATATGTTTGACAGAATAAAACAATGTAAACGTATTAATGAGATCATTCTCTGCACTTCAACCAATCCTCAGGATGATCCCCTGAAGGATTTGGCAAAACAGGAAAATATTTCTATATTCCGAGGAGATGAAAATGATGTGGTAAAGCGTCTTTATGATGCAGCCATGCATTTTAACCTTGATTATATAACGAATATTACTGCTGATTGCCCTTTTGTGGATCATGTTTATACGGATAAGGTCGTCGAGGCTTATGAAAAGACTGGCGCAGATCTTATTCGAGCTCTAGAATTACCCCATGGTGCATTCTGTTATGGCATCAAACCTGATGCCTTGAAAAAGGTTATTGAAATAAAGGATAGTAATGATACCGAAGTCTGGGGGCGATACTTTACCGATACTGGACTGTTTGATGTGTTTGATTTGCCAATTACAATTCCTTTGCATCGAAAAAATAAATTGCGAATGACATTGGATTATCCTGAAGATTATGAATTTTTTAAAAAAGTTTTTGAAGCCCTTTATATACCTGACAAAATTTTCAGCTTGGATGAAATTATCAATTATTTGGAGTCTCATCCTGAGGTTGTTGCAATAAATAATGAGGCTGAAAAAAGATTTAAAGCAAGATGGACAAAACAATCCAATATTCAATTAAAAAAGCGATTTTCAGTGAAAAATGTGGCAATTTTAGGGTCCGGTTCCATTGGACAGCGTCATATTAAAAATTTACAAAACCTGGGTATTAAAAACATTTGTGCACTACGTACACGCGAAGGCCATTTTCAGAAACTTGAAAAGCAATGCAAGGTCCACGAAGTCGATACATGGGAAGATTTACTGGAATTCAAACCTGATGTTGCTATAATTTCCAACCCAACAAGTATGCACGTACAAACTGCCAAAAAAATAATTCCGCATGTACAAGGCATATATATCGAAAAGCCGCTTTCCCATTCGCTGGATGGCGTTGATGATCTGCTTGATATGTTAAAGAAATACAGAGTTACTTCTTTTGTCGGATTTAATTTAAGATTTCATCCAGTTATAATAAAGTGTCATGAATTGATTGATAATTATAAGTTTGGTGAACCTATCTTATTCCAATGCCAGATTGGTCAATATCTGCCTCATTGGCATCCCTACGAAAATTATCAAAAAGGATATTATGCAAGAAAGGACTTGGGCGGTGGGGTTACATTGACTATGATTCATGAAATAGATATGGCCCTTAGTTTCTTGGGGCCGGCTGAGGCGGTAAGTTGTTTTTTAAATCAATATAATCAGTTCAAGATTGAAGTGGATTCCATTTCTGATATTATGATTCGCCATAAATCAGGTACTGTCAGTCAAATACATTTGGATTATGTTCAGCAGAATACAAATCGATGCGGCATATTATCATTTGAGCGTGGCTGGATAAAATATGATTTGATTAATCAGGGAATTATTTATTGTACTGCAGAAATGGATAAACCTGAAAAAGTATTGGAAAATTTTAAGTCAGATTCAAATATTTCCTATATGTCTGAAATGAAGAGTTTCCTTGATTTTACGGAGCAGTGTCTTTTAAGACATGACCACGATGCTTGGAGTTCTATAGGAAGTCAAAAGGTTGCAAATGCTGCCTTGCAATCATCAAAAAATAATTGTGTTGTAAATAACGACTAA
- a CDS encoding SDR family oxidoreductase produces the protein MISEQYSLTGKTALVVGGRGYLGRRFCLALQEAEAIVYAADLPEISKAAATDTNTIQVSGIRNLTIDVTNEQSVTSMIEDIKKDVKSIDILVYSVTAKPDDFYYPFTECSLEGWQKILRVELDGLFLVTNRVGSVMENAGQGSIIFISSIYGVVGNDQRIYKRANLDNLYGSTDVKKFDQIYAHAGYAASKGAVISMTRFLAAYWGGKGIRVNCITPGGIEHPGENKAFVETYSNRVPLGRKAKPEEISSSIIYLASDASSYVTGHNLIIDGGWTIW, from the coding sequence ATGATTAGTGAACAATATAGTTTGACAGGCAAAACAGCATTGGTTGTGGGCGGTCGTGGTTACCTTGGACGTCGGTTTTGCTTAGCTCTTCAAGAAGCTGAAGCTATTGTTTATGCTGCTGATTTGCCGGAAATTTCCAAAGCTGCCGCTACAGATACCAATACAATTCAGGTGTCAGGTATAAGAAATCTTACCATCGATGTTACAAACGAACAGTCTGTAACATCAATGATTGAAGACATTAAAAAAGACGTAAAGTCAATTGATATTCTTGTGTATAGTGTTACTGCAAAACCAGATGATTTTTACTATCCTTTTACTGAATGTTCTTTGGAAGGTTGGCAAAAAATTCTCAGGGTAGAACTGGATGGCTTATTCCTGGTAACAAATAGAGTCGGTTCAGTAATGGAAAACGCTGGGCAGGGAAGTATTATTTTCATATCGTCTATATATGGTGTGGTTGGTAACGATCAGCGTATTTATAAAAGGGCTAATCTTGATAATTTATATGGCAGCACGGATGTTAAAAAATTTGATCAAATTTATGCTCATGCAGGATATGCAGCATCAAAAGGCGCCGTTATTTCAATGACCCGTTTCCTTGCAGCTTATTGGGGAGGGAAAGGCATTCGTGTTAATTGTATAACACCTGGTGGAATAGAGCATCCAGGTGAAAATAAAGCTTTTGTTGAAACTTATTCAAATAGAGTGCCCCTCGGTCGTAAAGCAAAACCGGAAGAGATCAGCTCAAGTATCATCTATCTTGCATCAGATGCTTCAAGTTATGTTACCGGGCATAATCTTATCATAGATGGAGGGTGGACAATTTGGTAA